One stretch of Toxoplasma gondii ME49 chromosome XI, whole genome shotgun sequence DNA includes these proteins:
- a CDS encoding hypothetical protein (encoded by transcript TGME49_314220) — MSSATPSLGVSVEGERLPCVGPSAGFEAHGARREPNAPEEMRGVSGFFGGPDRASGEAELFRALEGASGVSKTFNSGPSSHASRVSPVRHTSSSSGDWKAPCHERAAACVSSSPVSSLDPAGLSLHGAATKGDTCLFDPSSALHAPGHVGALCPGESTPMQTTSPKAFSSSSLFAPAESSCTDIGPEWAQSEKEGPLVSLLVQKPLSPSEDSGSLLSSSGCPSEPPKDVSDHSPQPAKETGAYHSSSLGSSPASSSPASSSPASSSRASSSPAPSPSSSLSSACSSSPASSAMLPAAASSSSSPGVSVPRNRCLRCLQDHFLSSPSYGGLWRRRSASGVRAARVKCFAMLEALKRHAPSWAEEVVPTAFHGLMSPYAYHSARVFCCPPEDLAAYHELFGQWLAKVALPTSSDSAVRDSDAAGETKPPSNSSRELWVRPSRLAEAERTRRPSSPASSEAEATAGEDARGGRLPDSPCVLSSVQSSGGDEEPRKARSVDVEQRNGEDAGSEEEERLERARNTEEEGPLAGRADVAWLSGHSGEGGALSDLARRLDAELPVFDGPSISWGARVAGGAAGAPIDDGEATDSLACLESRDSEERGCAEKSSTSRPGLAENGEASRDAWSLTQFQQREVRSRLLCFVQRQSKKKQPEPARVRLRRIHSALVAFLRRYDADSASACLPSSHVAGVGGDSRASDAEAERKQSVAEEEAGGWRAGDFAETRAAGISPSSSLFFSDSQRLHFSFLRPAILRTFLRTSRLKLLRPDARSARLSGQPLCLDSRLLRACGGGGCFGEAHDAASSARGTREGGSSGGELKKRRPRLDLARVLLEEEEEETTAESESGQGNALGEDARGRRGGDRRGVRDGRVEREKLRKSHAVCIERSRVWEENLEEALDALDELRHEVEATRAASPSPPTGRQFVLPVECMYPRGSPRRGFLCPLYPCTSAADSVVRLRLPGPGVHLLSPQTSLRSCTSSSAVHPQSSPEPRECTDLSSSFSSAPFSVWDPSSSSSSHATPVTPLLSPQDIARTSGLLDREQFHFPFSVPAPLPELDMASKRDSFSRPGQSRCRAPGLSAARRVQTPQRPSEELNAFDLTSAVLFGDPAVSGPVPKRVRRAFSRQT; from the exons ATGAGCTCTGCGACGCCGTCGCTCGGGGTGTCcgtggagggagagaggctcCCGTGCGTCGGGCCTTCGGCGGGCTTCGAGGCCCATGGGGCGCGGAGGGAGCCCAACGCGCCCGAAGAGATGCGTGGCGTGTCCGGCTTCTTCGGGGGGCCCGACCGCGCTTCGGGCGAGGCCGAGCTGTTCAGAGCCCTGGAGGGCGCGAGCGGCGTTTCCAAGACTTTCAACAGTGGTCCGTCATCGCATGCgtctcgtgtgtctcccgTCCGGCATACTTCCAGTTCTTCAGGAGACTGGAAAGCGCCTTGCCACGAGAGAGCGGCCGCAtgcgtctcgtcttcccccGTTTCGTCGCTGGATCCCGCTGGGCTGTCTCTTCATGGAGCAGCGAccaaaggagacacctgtctcttcgatccttcttccgctctgcACGCGCCCGGTCACGTCGGGGCCCTCTGTCCGGGAGAATCCACACCCATGCAAACGACGTCTCCAAAGgcattctcttcttcatcgctCTTCGCGCCTGCAGAGTCGAGCTGTACGGACATTGGGCCCGAGTGGGCGCAGTCCGAGAAGGAAGGGccgctcgtttctcttcttgtgcaGAAgccactgtctccgtctgaGGACAGCGGAAgtcttttgtcttcttctggttGTCCATCCGAACCCCCGAAAGATGTCTCAGATCACTCTCCGCAACCAGCGAAAGAAACTGGGGCGTACcattcttcttccctcggtTCTTCcccagcttcttcttctccagcttcttcttctccagcgtcttcttctcgagcttcttcttctccagctccttctccctcttcttctctctcttctgcttgctcttcttctccagcttcttccgCTATGCTccctgctgctgcttcttcctcgtcttcgccgggtgtctctgttccccgCAATCGGTGTTTGCGGTGTCTCCAGGACcattttctgtcttctccatcGTATGGGGGCCTGTGGAGGCGACGTTCCGCGTCAGGAGTGCGTGCAGCTCGCGTCAAGTGCTTCGCAATGCTCGAGGCTTTGAAGCGCCATGCGCCTTCCTGGGCGGAAGAAGTAGTGCCGACGGCTTTTCATGGTCTCATGTCGCCGTATGCGTATCACTCGGCGCGTGTCTTCTGTTGTCCTCCCGAGGACCTCGCTGCGTACCACGAACTCTTCGGGCAGTGGCTCGCGAAAGTCGCTCTCCCGACCTCCTCAGACTCTGCTGTTCGCGACTCCGACGCAGCGGGCGAGACGAAGCCGCCCTCGAACAGCAGCCGTGAACTCTGGGTGCGTCCCTCGCGTCTCGCAGAGGCCGAGAGGACGCGAAGGCCTTCGTCGCCGGCGTCTTCTGAAGCCGAGGCAACtgcgggagaagacgcgcgggGCGGAAGGCTTCCCGACTCGCCGTGCGTCCTCTCGTCGGTCCAGTCGtctggaggagacgaagagccgAGGAAAGCCAGGTCAGTAGACGTCGAACaaaggaacggagaggacgcgggaagcgaagaggaagagagactcgagagggcgagaaacacagaggaagaaggcccGTTGGCCGGGCGTGCAGACGTCGCATGGCTCTCAGGACACagtggagaaggaggcgcgtTGTCCGATTTGGCGCGGCGCCTAGACGCGGAGCTTCCAGTTTTTGACGGCCCTTCGATTTCGTGGGGTGCGCGGGTGGCAGGAGGAGCCGCTGGAGCCCCCAtagacgacggagaagcaacAGACTCTTTGGCCTGCCTCGAGAGCCGAGACTCGGAAGAGCGAGGGTGCGCGGAGAAGTCGTCTACGTCGAGGCCGGGGCTTGCGGAGAATGGAGAGGCGTCACGAGACGCCTGGAGTTTGACTCAATtccagcagagagaagtACGGTCTCGTCTGCTGTGCTTTGTCCAGCggcagtcgaagaagaaacaaccAGAACCGGCGAGAGTTCGGCTGCGGAGGATCCACAGCGCCCTGGTTGCCTTTCTCCGCAGATACGACGCAGACAGCGCCTCGGCGTGTCTCCCGTCCTCTCACGTCGCTGGCGTCGGAGGCGACTCTCGGGCTTCCGACGCGGAGGCCGAGCGGAAACAGTCGGtcgcggaggaagaggctgGGGGTTGGCGTGCAGGGGACTTtgcggagacgcgagcggcTGGAATCTCTCCGAGCagctcgctcttcttctcagatTCGCAGCGCCtccacttttcttttctccgcccCGCGATTCTCAGAACTTTTCTCCGGACCAGTCGCCTCAAGTTGCTTCGCCCAGACGCGCGCTCCGCTCGGTTGTCGGGACAGCCGCTCTGTCTAGACAGCCGACTGCTGCGTGCATGCGGGGGCGGGGGCTGCTTCGGCGAGGCACACGACGCGGCCAGTTCTGCGAGAGGAACGCGTGAGGGCGGCTCGAGTGGCGgggagttgaagaagagaagacctCGTCTCGACCTCGCGCGGGTGCttctggaagaagaagaagaagaaacgaccgCCGAGTCTGAGAGCGGCCAAGGGAACGCGCTgggagaggacgcgagaggaaggcgaggaggcgaccGCCGCGGGGTTCGCGAtgggagagtggagagagagaagttgCGGAAGAGCCATGCGGTGTGCATCGAACGCAGTCGCGTGTGGGAAGAGAATCTCGAGGAAGCTCTCGACGCACTCGATGAGCTGAGACACGAGGTTGAG gcaacccgcgcggcgtctccttcgcctccgacAGGCCGGCAGTTCGTGTTGCCAGTCGAGTGTATGTACCCCAGGGGGTCTCCGCGTCGcggctttctctgtcctctctaTCCATGTACATCAGCAGCGGATTCAGTTGTCCGTTTACGGTTGCCTGGTCCGGGAGTTcacctgctgtctccgcaaACAAGTTTGCGTTCGTGTACCTCGTCCTCGGCTGTCCATCCTCAATCTTCCCCCGAACCGAGGGAGTGCACAGACCTCTCCTCCAGTTTCTCGTCTGCACCGTTTTCGGTCTGGGATCCGAGCTCCTCTTCGAGCTCGCATGCGACTCCTGTGACCCCACTTCTCTCGCCACAAGACATTGCTCGCACCTCGGGCCTCCTTGACAGAGAACAGTTCCACTTTCCATTTTCTGTGCCTGCACCACTCCCGGAGTTGGACATGGCGTCCAAAAGGGATTCGTTTTCTCGACCTGGACAGTCGCGGTGTCGGGCTCCAGGCCTGAGTGCGGCGCGGCGGGTGCAGACGCCACAGCGACCTTCTGAAGAGTTGAACGCATTCGATCTCACCTCTGCTGTTCTCTTCGGGGATCCTGCTGTGAGCGGACCTGTTCCGAAGAGAGTGCGCCGGGCGTTCTCTCGACAGACATAG
- the GTF3C3 gene encoding general transcription factor IIIC polypeptide 3 GTF3C3 (encoded by transcript TGME49_314240~Gene product name based on ToxoDB Community Expert Annotation.), whose translation MNMDLSPAAVPPPRRSACRRTRSQGRKRPLTDAEEGAARELETQVPVEDEGEAASEEDDEDTEDFEEDDEDDEDYEEDDEDDEDYEEEEEKKGRRPARPHGRRSSERVSGRSGLRGRAEEASTTDKGTEEEMHFEDDEDPFGGAGSSEPEDDNDSDWLREEETDDLHSESSIAESEMEEYFMREDETEDEGKAAAPGSRRRKGRRKRKRAEPFSGVTTQRKRRRKRTAATPSEMPPALKKLMGEATDAYLREEFEKAVQILEDIVRQAPGLHDPFHLLGLIYEEAFGDKRRAVDFYLLAAHLVVPGDPELWRHIGSMSVQLGNLPQAIYCFRRCLRNASNAQLSAACSAGFRPDMHLPPVEEKEKGDSEDELDVHSGGDRGRRRERRKKGKERPPSMEEEIAFSLATCHQQMGDHHRAVSLLYTLLSIRPGDFLLSRETARSLYRLRRVVEARDILEAAVFPLLPRQLKEEIVSQVPQQPSPISASSFCAASSSLPSSVSSESCGSASALLETRGVGRESPREDADAGERKKKKQEPEEFRGSASEKSASAADERGSDRERGDGLETRQTHATTLLETWEGRMSLNTLQLDCVNLLAEVYRHLHEYRRCFLLLRFVTRGWQASQLPLDLLVKRAAAELFVGETNHSGDIAEKMLCAAAIAPKQQLPSSSSSASSSSSSSSSSSFSSSSSSSSSSSSSSSSSSSSSSSSSFSSSVPLPGPACRGESVGDEDEGEVSEEYVDLFLTLADAWAHAAEHERGLRLYQAVANLPQVATDTTLALKTANCLIRLGNLQGAADFLQRWLVQSETRRQQTAGVRDAEVRLLLCDLLKQLGQDLEADYTLLTISYKHLRERDNLPRAWSNTDRERDLFDLQGQLDALLSRPLPSSLEASVSPQSSIPSPPSSSSSSLSLGEAPPVVSSTAPRVHDSPHFPSVGDAVHAAGSLGSSPPGSGDSSQTPCQDEGARTVANRFLALVQECELDTCRVLRQACRTRVELAQDPGAEQFFSPSLPLTLPHSDPRRSHARRPTASPLGVSGVSAVSALDRKKGEAGTREEETEERAEAGDSGSLLNMKKGGGSTAGAAKAKDPNKSLQHYKIKQHLGLRSIEDFVGLKGYFDFLCSGVELLRRQCRHEEAVALLEAVLSNWRQKRPDGNDAQKRQIKEELEVLSISLSVEGRLSRTALASLRHLLQRRASISRHRGSWRSLLEVYGRLLFTGRLAQQASKALAVAREKDLFLENRSWTIRQLLQRPHSDALTLIVGHFCMLSSRWRFAVAEYTRTHCLRPREPLPCLCLAVAYLCLSTSNKTQNKHDMVLRGFAMLGRYSQLRRETQEDAADICQQKNASYALEVQTVRMAETLYNLARAYHHVNLLHLAVPLYLRCLDLLDKTGDTSSEAHGNSFPFPQKPWLPSQGENGHDNSCAGSAASKAQAGSITGSGAERSGEAAIQLDKAQIQKCAALNLMSIWRSQGGLAQARAVASRYLVWDAE comes from the exons ATGAACATGGATCTCTCGCCTGCCGCGGTGCCTCCCCCGCGCCGCAGCGCCTGCAGGCGAACGCGAAGTCAGGGACGAAAGCGGCCTCTgacggacgcagaggaaggagcCGCCAGAGAATTGGAAACTCAAGTGCCAGtagaggacgaaggagaggcagcctCTGAGGAGGATGACGAAGACACTGAAGACTTCGAGGAGGATGacgaagacgatgaagacTACGAGGAAGATGAtgaagacgatgaagactacgaggaagaggaggagaagaagggcaggCGACCGGCGAGGCCCCAtggacggagaagcagcgagagagtgAGTGGACGCTCGGGGCTTCGAGGccgagcagaagaagcgtctACAACAGACaaaggaacagaggaagaaatgcATTTCGAGGATGATGAAGATCCCTTTGGAGGCGCTGGCTCTTCCGAACCTGAGGACGACAATGACTCCGACTggctgcgagaagaaga GACTGACGACCTGCATTCGGAGAGCTCGAttgcagagagcgagatgGAGGAGTACTTCATGCGAGAGGACGAgactgaagacgaagggaaggcggcagctccaggaagcagacgaagaaaaggcagaagaaaacgaaagcgCGCGGAAC CGTTCAGCGGAGTcacgacgcagaggaaacgccGACGGAAGAGAACGGCTGCAACTCCCAGTGAAATGCCTCCCGCA CTGAAGAAGTTGATGGGCGAAGCAACGGATGCCTACTTGCGCGAAGAGTTCGAGAAGGCTGTACAGATTCTCGAAGACATCGTCAGACAGGCGCCTGGGCTGCACGACCCTTTCCACCTTTTG GGCCTGATCTACGAAGAAGCGTTCGGCGACAAACGGCGGGCGGTCGACTTTTACCTGCTCGCTGCGCATCTTGTTGTCCCTGGAGACCCGGAGCTCTGGAGACATATTGGCTCGATGTCTGTCCAGCTGGGGAACCTCCCGCAGGCGATCTACTGTTTTCGCAGGTGTCTGAGGAACGCCAGCAACGCGCAGCTCTCCGCAGCCTGCAGCGCGGGGTTTCGTCCAGACATGCACCTCCCTCccgtcgaggagaaagaaaaaggcgacTCCGAGGACGAGCTGGATGTACACTCTGGCGGCGACCGAGGGCGCAGGCGAGAgcgcaggaagaaaggaaaggaaaggcCGCCCAGCATGGAGGAAGAAattgccttttctctcgccacGTGCCACCAGCAGATG GGCGACCACCACCgagctgtttctcttctctacACTCTGTTGTCGATTCGTCCTGGggactttcttctctcgagagaaacagcgagaagtTTGTACCGTCTGCGTCGAGtcgtggaggcgagagacattCTTGAGGCTGCGGtgttccctctccttccgcgACAGTTGAAGGAGGAAATCGTCAGTCAAGTTCCGCAGCAACCTTCTCCcatctctgcgtcttcgttttgtgctgcctcctcttcccttccttcgtCGGTTTCCTCTGAGAGTTGCGGGAGCGCCTCCGCTTTGCTGGAGACGCGAGgtgtggggagagagagtcctcgagaagatgcagacgcaggagagaggaagaagaagaagcaagagccGGAAGAATTCCGTGGCTCTGCGTCCGAGAAATCCGCGAGTgctgcagacgagagagggtcagacagagagagaggcgacggctTAGAAACCagacaaacgcatgcaacgacTCTGCTGGAAACATGGGAGGGCCGGATGAGTCTCAATACGCTTCAGCTGGACTGCGTGAATCTCCTCGccgaggtgtacagacacctgcaCGAGTATCGCCgctgctttctgcttctgcgctTCGTCACTCGGGGTTGGCAGGCCTCTCAACTCCCTCTGGATTTGCTGGTGAAACGCGCAGCTGCGGAGCTCTTTGTCGGCGAG acgAACCACTCCGGTGATATTGCAGAAAAGATGCTCTGTGCCGCTGCCATTGCTCCAAAGCAACAGctgccttcgtcctcttcgtctgcctcttcgtcttcctcttcgtcttcgtcttcttccttttcttcgtcttcgtcttcgtcttcctcgtcctcttcctcttcttcttcgtcttcgtcttcctcttcgtcttcttccttttcttcgtcggtGCCTCTTCCGGGTCCTgcctgcagaggcgagagtGTTGGAGAtgaggacgagggagaagtcAGCGAAGAGTATGTGGACCTTTTTCTCACTCTGGCAGACGCTTGGGCGCATGCCGCGGAGCATGAGCGCGGCCTTCGTCTTTACCAAGCTGTGGCGAATCTCCCGCAAGTCGCGACAGACACCACG CTCGCGTTAAAGACGGCGAATTGTTTAATCCGACTTGGGAACTTGCAGGGTGCTGCGGATTTCCTTCAGAG GTGGCTGGTGCAGAGCGAAACGCGGCGGCAACAGACAGCAGGTGTACGAGACGCAGAGGTTCGCTTGCTTCTGTGCGACTTGTTGAAACAGTTAGGTCAAGACCTCGAGGCGGACTACACCCTTCTCACCATTTCCTACAAGCACCTGCGAGAGCGCGATAACCTGCCCAG AGCATGGAGCAACACGGATCGCGAACGCGACTTGTTCGATCTCCAAGGACAACTCgacgctcttctttctcgtcctcttccttcgtctctggagGCCTCCGTCTCCCCTCAGTCCTCTAtcccttctcctccgtcttcgtcctcttcgtcactGTCTCTCGGTGAGGCACCGCCTGTTGTCTCCTCGACTGCTCCTCGTGTTCACGACTCCCCTCACTTCCCTTCTGTCGGAGACGCTGTGCATGCGGCTGGTtctctcggctcttctccacctgGCTCTGGCGACTCTTCTCAGACGCCTTGCCAAGACGAAGGAGCTCGAACCGTGGCAAACCGTTTCCTGGCCCTCGTCCAAGAATGCGAACTCGACACTTGTCGAGTTCTTCGTCAGGCCTGTCGCACGCGAGTTGAACTCGCACAAGACCCAGGCGCCGagcagttcttctctccgtctctccccctcACGCTTCCCCACAGTGACCCGAGACGCAGCCACGCGAGAAGGCCGACAGCCTCGCCCCTAGgtgtctccggtgtctctgctgtctccgcgctggacaggaagaagggggaggCCGGCacccgagaggaagagacggaggagagagcggaggCCGGGGACTCCGGTTCCTTGCTGAACATGAAGAAAGGGGGAGGATCGACTGCAGGAgctgcgaaggcgaaggatCCAAACAAGTCTCTCCAACACTACAAAATAAAACAACACTTGGGGTTGAGGTCCATCGAAGACTTTGTGG GCCTAAAGGGCTACTTTGACTTTCTCTGCAGTGGCGTGGAGCTCCTGCGGAGACAATGCAGACACGAAGAGGCGGTCGCTCTTCTGGAGGCAGTTTTGAGCAattggagacagaagcgcccCGACGGCAACGACGCGCAGAAGCGGCAGATCAAAGAAGAACTCGAAGTTCTTTCGATTT CTCTGAGTGTGGAGGGACGCCTAAGTCGAACGGCGCTCGCCTCGCTGCGTCATTTGCTTCAAAGGCGCGCAAGCATCTCTCGACACCGGGGCTCCTGGCGTTCGCTTCTGGAGGTCTACGGACGCCTGCTCTTCACAGGCCGCCTCGCGCAGCAGGCCTCGAAGGCCCTCGCTgtcgccagagagaaagacctTTTCCTCGAAAACAG ATCCTGGACAATTCGACAACTCCTTCAGCGCCCTCACAGCGACGCTCTGACACTCATCGTCGGACATTTTTGCATGCTGTCTTCGCGCTGGAGATTCGCCGTCGCTGAGTACACTCGGACGCACTGTCTGAGACCCCGGGAGCCTCTcccgtgtctctgtctcgccgtcgcctATCTCTGTCTGTCGACATCGAACAAAACTCAG AATAAACATGACATGGTACTTCGAGGCTTCGCCATGCTGGGACGCTACAGCCAACTGAGACGCGAGACTCAAGAAGACGCTGCCGACATTTGTCAGCAAAAGAATGCTTCGTATGCGCTCGAGGTGCAGACAGTTCGCATGGCTGAGACATTGTACAATCTTGCTCG GGCGTATCACCATGTGAATCTCTTGCATCTGGCAGTGCCGTTATACCTACGATGTCTTGACTTGCTGGATAAGACCGGCGATACATCGAGTGAAGCTCACGGAAACTCATTTCCGTTTCCCCAAAAGCCTTGGCTTCCCTCGCAAGGGGAGAACGGCCACGACAATTCGTGCGCAGGGAGCGCTGCTTCAAAGGCGCAGGCGGGGTCGATTACCGGATCAGGTGCCGAAAGGAGCGGCGAGGCCGCGATTCAACTCGACAAAGCGCAGATTCAGAAG TGTGCAGCATTGAATCTAATGTCGATCTGGCGAAGTCAGGGAGGCCTGGCGCAGGCGCGAGCCGTTGCCAGCCGCTATCTGGTTTGGGACGCAGAGTAG
- the BRP1 gene encoding bradyzoite rhoptry protein BRP1 (encoded by transcript TGME49_314250~Signal peptide predicted by SignalP 2.0 HMM (probability 0.944) with cleavage site probability 0.613 at residue 41~Predicted trans-membrane domain (TMHMM2.0):24-47) — MERASAAAATRSPIFASALTKRKPLLLLLGFAVVLTFFTCGVPTTSLRLRGPKFTLQDMKKAIKDAKDGVKGVEDAKKKHQKAEDSAKKASGSKKDKLQKEADEKKETLQSKIKDMKQKCEELRQVKEGTKNNKGLSDKEKKDFSKEGEKADEVLKRCGTVV, encoded by the coding sequence ATGGAGCGAGCTAGCGCCGCTGCGGCAACACGTTCGCCTATCTTCGCGTCTGCACTGACCAAGAGAAAACCCCTCCTATTGCTGCTTGGATTCGCGGTCGTCTTGACGTTTTTCACTTGCGGGGTTCCAACTACCTCTCTGCGGCTGAGGGGCCCCAAATTCACTCTGCAGGATATGAAGAAAGCCATcaaagacgcgaaagacgGTGTGAAAGGTGTTGAGGACGCTAAGAAAAAACATCAGAAGGCTGAGGATTCCGCCAAGAAGGCATCAGGATCAAAGAAAGACAAGCTACagaaggaggcagacgaaaagaaagaaacgttGCAGAGCAAGATTAAGGATATGAAGCAAAAATGCGAGGAGTTGCGTCAGGTGAAAGAAGGCACCAAGAATAACAAGGGACTCAGTGataaagaaaaaaaggatttctcgaaggaaggagagaaagccgaCGAGGTTCTCAAAAGATGCGGGACGGTTGTGTAG
- a CDS encoding hypothetical protein (encoded by transcript TGME49_314260~Predicted trans-membrane domain (TMHMM2.0):33-56), producing MEQIRFGTVALKPHGDFLAKLPAAETRRPRHRPLLCLVAAVVSLVVLCICVEGPAGVEAGAFKDLSKETKKLKKKEKTMKKYRKKLKKPVSCSISSCMTMSRSKAETKVKKYAALLEQAMQTVREYMMRVQSKIATAEQSLQTLSPKKQSKKKKKINKAHERLQKTTAEYNKAVKLLKDAGRNVDNLSLASISGGGGNDDDDGYDERDVRRKK from the coding sequence ATGGAACAGATCAGATTTGGGACTGTGGCCTTGAAGCCACATGGCGACTTCCTGGCAAAACTGCCcgcagcagaaacgcgcCGTCCGCGACACCGGCCTCTACTTTGCCTAGTGGCCGCCGTTGTCAGTTTAGTGGTGCTCTGTATCTGCGTTGAGGGTCCTGCTGGAGTTGAGGCGGGCGCCTTCAAGGACTTGtcaaaggagacaaagaagctcaagaagaaggaaaaaacaatGAAGAAGTacaggaagaagctgaaaaaGCCAGTGTCCTGCAGCATCTCGTCCTGCATGACGATGTCTCGAAGCAAAGCCGAaacgaaggtgaagaagtACGCAGCACTGTTGGAACAAGCCATGCAGACCGTCAGGGAATATATGATGAGGGTGCAGTCGAAGATTGCGACAGCTGAACAATCCCTGCAGACGTTGTCTCCGAAGAAacagtcgaagaagaagaagaaaatcaACAAGGCCCACGAGCGATTGCAGAAAACGACAGCGGAGTACAACAAAGCGGTGAAATTGTTGAAAGACGCCGGAAGAAATGTAGATAACCTCAGCTTAGCTAGTATCAGCGGCGGTGGAGGTAATGATGATGATGATGGCTACGATGAGCGCGATGTTCGACGTAAGAAGTAA